CCGCTCAGCACTTGCAGGAACCAGGAACTGAGCTGCAGGCATTTTGTTCTCTGATGAATTTATTCATGATCCTTAATTCCGGAAGTAAGTCCTGTGGCTGTGCCATGGATTTACGTGCAGCACAGCGGGGACCCTGGACCCCATGAAGGAACTGTGGCCCAGCTCCGAAACAGTTACCTGCCACACTCCTGTAAATGGTGTGTCCTGTCCACACTGGGAACAAACACCGTGTGGGAAAGTGGAGCCCGCTACCAACAGCTGTGCCCTGCCGTTGTTGGGCTTGTAGTGCCAGTCAGCCCATTGCTTGATCACCCTTATCTGTCGGCTGCTGGAGGCCATTCCAGGGCACGCTGAAGACGCTGTTGGTGCACGTAGAAGAGGTGCTTGGAGTTAGTTCTATTGAGGGACCATAGAGGCGCATTTCACAGCGGTCAGACCCCCAATTCAAAGGCACCGTGCccacctctctgtctctctcaggtGAAGCTGACCCAGAACACTACAGGCAGATTCTCACCGACACGGTTGCCAAATGTATGTCAGAAATGATTAGTGTGAAGGAGAGGAGAAGAACCTCCTTGGCTGACTTTAGGGGACAGGTAAAGGAGAATGCGTCAAAAGCTGGACCGTCAGCCTTCATGCCCTGGAGGGGGGCTAGGGGTGGAGGGGCCTTCCCAGCAAAGCTTCCCCCACTATTGCTTTTTCACCACTTCTCACACATGCCACATTTTCCCATCGGCTCAGTCCCGTGGGCCCTGGCTCTGTGTTTGCTCTGGTGAAGCGGTCGGAATGGATGTCTGTCAGAAGGCAGGGGCTTCCCTGCAATGGCAGTGCTGCTTCTAGTAAATAACGCACTTCTGGTGGCCCGGGGCTAAAACCAGTGTAGCAAGATAGGCACCTTCCTGGGGGCATCTCGCTCTCAGGCAAGAATATCCCTGTCAAACGTACTACCCCAGAGCCAGTTCCATCCTGGGGGAACTCCACTTACTTTGGCAGGACCAGGACGAGTTTGGCCTCCAGTAGCTTTATCCTGGAGACAAAGAGAACATCCCCTGGAATCAGTATGCTGGGGTAAAGTGACTCCCCCTCGGGAGGATATCCCAGGGTACCCCTATTCCCCCAGTGTCTCTATCCTGAGCTAAAGCACTCCCTCATTGCTGAGAATGAATGACTCCTCAGTGAGAACAGTCACGGCCAAACGCCATCCCTTAGTATCTTCAGTTAACGTAGTTGAGACAAACCCTGCCCTTTATAGTCACAGTCACGGGGTGGCTGCAGTCACTTGAATGCTACCAGCCTTTCTCCCTCTCAGACCCACAGGTCGCTGCCTTGTGCCCCCATTCTGGGCCCTGCTCAGAGGTGCAAGGAGAACACAGCCCTCTGCAGGGAATTGCAGGTGCTAGCCTCCCCAGAAAGGGGGTCAGACTAGAGTGGGGTCTTGCTCCCCCCCCATTCCTGGGGCAGTAACAGTGGCTGGTTATAGGGTAGGGAGAACATGCTTCACCCTTTCCCAGATAGTGGAATGGCTGCTGCCTGGTGTGCCCTTGGGGCGACCCGGAAGGAACCCTGGCCGTGATCTCCTCTGCAGCAGCCATGTGTGACCAGTGATGGTAGCCAGAGGATGGGCCCTGTGCACCTTGCCTTGCCCTGGAAAAGTCACTTTTACTGCAGGTGCTGCTGTTGCTGGCCCTTGTCTTCCTCGTGGATGGGCATTGCATTGCTGTTCTCTGCAGTGGTACAGGGAGGATGGCAATTTGCTTCATTGTCCTCATCCTTTAGTTCCTTTTCTGAATCATGTGCTGAACAACAATGCCTGAGCCCTCTCCCTtggtctcccacctccacccttCTGTCTCCCACCTAGCCCCAGATTCTGCCCCAGCCATGCAGCCAACCTGTCAGAGCCGCCACCATGCCCTGGCCTTGGGCATGAACCTCACATTCCCCACACATCCACTTTCTCCCAGAGTCCTTCACTCCCCCGCCAACCATCAGTCCACCTTCTTTCTTACAATcaagttaaaagaaaaagaacctaattaaaatataaataacagACTTGTAATTATCATAGTGTTTAATCCTAGACGTTGTGCCTTTGACGCACTATAATTTAATTTTGCGACTAATTATAAACTAGCAAGAAAGCCAATCTATTTTTTGATAAGAAAGATGTATTGCAATAGATAATGTACTCTGGAAGCCTGTCAGCCAGCCTGACATACGCTCTTCTTGGAATTAAACTTTTCCAGCAACAGTTTTAATCGATGTCAGAGCCATTGGGGACAGTTACTGTTAATGTTTCATGTTAGCCCCTGATCTGGAAAATATTTACCActcttgtgcttaaagttaagccagTAGGTGAATGTTTGAAGGAGTTGGGGTTCCTGTGGAAAGCTAAGGCTTTCTTTGCCTCGCATTAGATAGCATGAGTGAATTTAGGGCTCATAACGCAAGGGACTGATCGTGAGAAAAATGGTGTGTCGGGGGGATGATATAAAATGTCATTGGCAttgtttcccattttttaaaaattgaagttcaaaattttgatgaaaatttttcTTAGAGACTCCAAAAATTCAGGCTAGCTGTATAGCTGGTCGAgaaatggggaataaatattgCACAAATGTtcaatatttttcttattttcacTGAAATTCAGAATTCTCTGAAAAAGTCATTGCAATATTGAACTTCCGCAAACTCCAAGCAGTACACTGATAACACATCTGCAAGCCCTGCCATTGCATCTCATGCctgggctgcagcaccccctgctattTCATTTCCCTGGATGCACGCACACacgcagctctgccactgtgcCTTGTTCTTGGCATATAGCACATCCCCTTATATTCCAGTCTGCATGTCTCAGCACATCAGACTGTTTAACCTAACTTAGAACTTGAACCGCATCTTCAAGTGCACCAGCCTCTCAGAGATCTGTATGTACCTTCAGCCTATTGACCCTTTTCTAATGGGATAAAATGCCTCCCTTTGGGGTATTTGGCAATAAATTATTCCAGCTGCTGAGAATGTTTTCCTTAAAACTGTTCTTGCTTCGATCTGCTATCAGTGAAGAAGATGTAGGCAGCATAACTGAAGAGGGGGGGCGTAGCCATTTCTGTGTGATTGACAATGATGCATGTTCCAGCAGTCCTGTGTCTCAGAATGGATGAGCTAGACTGGGGCTAATCCAAAGAGTATTTATTATCAGACGGACGCCACCTAGAGAATGCTCAAAACCTTATCAAGATCTTCCACTATGGATTAGTATCCCTAGTAGCTAACAAATTGCTAAGCAGTGGCCTAACTCTAAAGGCAGGAGATGGTCCAGTGGTTCTATTCTTCACCATCCTGAGCACCATCACCTGACAAAGGGGTTTCCAGGCCAATCTGAGAACTCACAACATGGATCCCAACCTGTGATTTTGAGGatgaggagcaggagggaggcagtTATTGGTGGATGCATTACACCTATCTTTAGCTTGCTTTATGAGGGAGGGACGCCTACGAATGGGATGCAAAGTTACCCAGATCCAGGTTCCACCTTTTCCTATGGTTCCCCCTGGAAGTTTAATGCAAATTTGAGTTAGAAATACCTGAAGTAGACAGAGAGATGCTGTCCAATCCCAGAGCCCTTCCCACAGAACAGAACCAAGTCATGTCAATTGATGGtaattaataatgaataataaccTTATAGCCAAGATGACTCTATCTAAGCCACCTATTACTGTGCTAGCCAACCagtgaggatctcaaagcaatttacaacCATCAGTTAACCTGTAAACCTCATGAGCAGCCAGTGAATGTGATCATCTCCATTGTAGAGATGGGAAAGCAGAGGCACAGAATGGGAATATGACTTCCCCACTGCTATATAGTGGGTCAGGGGCAGAATCTGGCACAGAACCCATGAGTGCTGACTCCTGCTCTCCCACTCTAACCCTTAACACACGGTGCACCAAGGGCTGACGGGAGGGAGCACTCTTCTTGCGGAGCACCAAGGGGCACAGGCACTGAAGTGCACCTCGCTTGTTCTTTTGGAGTGACTGCCACAGACTTTTCTGTCGGGCAGCAGAGCCCCCATTGTTAGTTCTGAACAGTGGAGTGGAGTGTTGCCTAGACAACCAGAACTCCTACACATTGCTATTTATTCTGAAAGACATTTTACCTTCTCCGCTGTTGCGAAGCCCTAGGAAGAGTGGGAGTCACATAAGATTCCCTCCTGCAAGGGGATGGGGCTTTAGATTCCTGTCCCAAATGCCCACGCCTGAGTGGAGCCATTAGGCAACTGGGCAGTTTGCTTGGCTGGCAAAATGTCATTTAGAGTAAAGTCCCCTGGCCTGACCCCACTCAAATGTACTGAAAAAAGTGAGGCTAATTGGGATGTCCACATAAAACTGGGACAGGGTCAGATGCCAGCCAGCCGTTATTAGCATTCCTGGTCTTTGCATTCCAGCAGTGCATggagtgtgctaggcactgaccACCCCCAGGAAGACCTGGTCTGTGCCCTGGTGAGCTTATACTCTAAGGGCAGAGTTGAGTCCGGGAATGAAGCAAGGAGCCTGTGCATGTGATCCGTGTGTTCATTTTTGCTGTGTTGGGGCTGGTTTCCGCTGTGCTCTTATGTTAATATCTGCTAAGCCTCCTTGAAACAGCAAACGCACATTTGCAATCCTTCTCCGGGCTGCCTACGTGTTCCTGTGTCCATACTGGCACTGCTTTTTACTGGTTTACTGATAGCACCAACGTGCTGTGCTGGTTGTGCTGGTGAGTGGCATGCTGCACACTCGTATTGGGATTTTGGCTGTGCTCGGGGCTAGCTAATTGCACGCTGCTACGTATATTTTGGCAAGGCAGCAGGGTCAGCTAACAGTCTGCTGCATCTCCCATTCCTTGCGAGGAGAAATTCCAAATGTATGTAGACCAGTAACTATGAGCCTggagtttgcatttttgttttaatgcGCTGGTGTTCCTagaaaccagggccgcccagagaattcagggggtctgggggtcTTCGgccgcaggggccccccgccgccgaattgctgccaaagacctggcactttggcggtgggtcccggagtggaaggaccccctgccgccaaagacccagagcggaagaagctccaggggcccgggccccgcgagagttttccggggcccccagagtgagtgaagaaccccattccaggggccccgaaaaactctcatgggggcccccgGGGGGCCCGGGAACTGAGGCAAATTACCCCctccctgggcggccctgctagaaACAGAGCAACAAGGAGATATAAGGCCAGTTTCTCAGCTAATGTAGATCAACATGGCTCTGTTGATGTCCATGGAGCGGTGCTGATTTACACGAGCTCAGGACCTGGCCCTATTATTTCAGCTTGGTCATGTGACAAATGAACAAGGCGTGTAGAATATACCACATTCTTGTAGGCTGTGAACCCAAAGCCAGGGAGAGTTTGGATGGGTCATTGGGAAGATCAAACACAGCAGCTGAAGTGTGGCCACAATGAGATTATGGCTGGACCGGGCTTGGCTGTCAGCATTTAGAGGCTACGAACAAAAGCACATCGTTCCCATTCTGTTTTCTTCTGGAGAACCAGCCAAACAGCGAGtgactgtgtatgtgtgtttgtctGCGCATGCCATAAGAATGTACTTCCTAAGAGGGATATGTTGTCAAGGAAGGCAGACTGCATCTCCCATTCCTTGCAAGGAGAAATTCCAAATCGTATTAAAAAGTTAGACAAAGACCAAAATGGAGTCTGACATGCCATTAGAATGACAGCAGGGCTGTGAATATTATTAAGGTGAATCCGTGTTTAATGTTCTCACTGGAAAACTGAACTCCTGGCTTCTAACCAGCACAGAGGGGGTGTTACCTACTGAGCCACTGACATGCAGCGTATGGGAAATGGCCCTTATGCTGGAATATAATTACTTTCACATAGCAGGTATGGTAAACCTAGGCTTTGAACATCCAGCAGGGGACCATGCTGCATGTTTGACTCCAGAGAACAAACCCTGGTAAAAATCCCATAAAAATGTATGATGAATAAAATAACAGATTTGAACTTTTCTAATAACAAAACAACAACTCTGGCCAGTAGCTCCATTATGTGCCGTGAGATACACTCCTATCAGAACGTGAGTTTAGCCATCTCAAAGCGTTTGCAGCTTAGTGCAGAGAACGTGAGGAAAGCTGGTGAGTGTGCAGTCATGTCCTGAAATCTCTCAGAGCGTCAGGAATCAGATTCCTGTatggaaaagaaacagaaaaaacaataaaactgACCTGAGTTTTGGGGGGGGAAGATGCCACCCCTAGAGACCTATAGAACAGGCTTCCCGTCAGCAGCAGGGGCCATGTATGGGTGTGAGACAGGAATGCTATCTCCCCTGCCCATTCCGTCCTTGGCTTCTCTCCAGCAAGGGGGCATCTGGTGCCAGTTGTACTGTGGTTTTTAATCTGATTTGGGCACGTCTCCAAGGAGCTGGACAGAGCTGACTAGCTCTGCCAAACCGTCCGCAGATAATAACCGCTTGGATTGCTGCTGGCTAGAGCTGGGCTGACACCAGTGACTTGGTGGGGAAGGCTGCGTCTGCCATTCCGAGTCTGCAGAACGGTCCAGCCACCAAGAGGTGGGCTGATATAATGCAGCAGCCACTGTGAAGGCCCCTGGATGGTTTGGCGGCTCCCTTTGTCTCTCCTCCTGTTGCACTGAGTGATACTTCAGAGTGCTGCTATAACCACACCGCTCCGCCTGCTTTGAATCTCTACTCTGACTTCCCATTCTCCACCGCGTCAGAGCCAAGCTTCTTGTCTCTCTTTGAGGCATTTTCATTATTCTGCCCACCCCTGCTGGTCAGCTGTTGTAATGCCCTCCCCTCTGCTTCCCAGtgctcttagaatcatagaaatgtcaggctgaAGGGGCTtggagaggccatctagtcctgccccctgcactgaggcaggagcaagtaaacctagaccatccctgacaagtgtttgttcaacctgttcttaaaaatctccaatgaccctcagaaattccacaacctcccttccatgcctgttccagagcttaactgtcCTTTTAGTTAGGATGGTGCCAGCTTTGAATGCCCATGGACAGCTCcatgctttcttccatgctgcccttATGTGTGGAATGCCCTCCTTATGCCAATCTGCAAAGCCACTACCCTCCTCAAGACCCATTTCTGCTATGACTCCTACAAGAAATCCGCTCGCCAGTGCTGGCCAGATGGGGAgagaggatttatttatttaaaaacaaatcaatatTAAGAGATTTTGCAATGGTTAATGGTAATTTCATCATCTCATTTTTGTTACCTATGACAGGTCCCCTCTTTATGTTTGCTACTCTCATTGTACCTCATCTTAAATTCAGTGGTAAGATCGCTGGTGTAGGGGCAGTGTCTTTCTACATGATAACTCTATTGCCAAGGGAATCTCACATCTTCATACATAGTGGCACGCGTGAGGTTCTTATTGATTTCCCCCAAAAACATTCCCTTTAGTTGGGGTCCTAATGGTTTGGCCCATCAGATGATGCTGTGCTGTGTCggacattgttttgttttctaattcaAGGGGAGAGTCTCTCTCAATTTTGCAGTTGCTTGAAAGGATGATAGTAAGGCTCCAAGGAAGGAAGCGTCTAGCCTCCCTTTTTGAGGATCTAAAAGAGTATAGGGGGCATGATCAGGTACTTGGAGGTGCAAGTACTCAGATTTGTGCTTCTGTTTCAGTTGTGGGGGCAAAGCATGAGGGCAGAGCAAAATTCACGACAATTTTTAGATGTGATTTTTCAAGGAAAAAATCTCAAGCCAAACATTTTACAAAACCAAACCCCATTTTCAATGGCTGAAATAAGGAGAAAATGGAACAAAGCTGTGAAAGGAACAAGGCAGTGAAATGAGGGAAAACCAAAGAAAGTTCATTTGGGGGCATTCAGTTTATCTGTTGAATAATTGGAAAGTTTCAAGAAGACGAAAGTTTTGGCCAGCTCTGTTTGCAAGTACAATGACTTCTAAGAAAGAAGAGGAGGATGTGATTTGGAAAATATGGCCCTACATAGAGAGGTAGCTTTTTAAAGTGGCGGTGGACTGTGTTTCTGAGTGTCTGAGTCTTATTCTTATCTACCTTCATTTACTCAGGCACCACATGGATGTAAAAGTGTTACCAGAAAATAATGGTAGGGATTCGCCTCTGCTTTGCACTGGCATGAATGACTGCATAGGGTGTCAGGCAGGAAAGGGTTAGTCCATCTATGCATGAAAGGCACCTATTAACTCCCACTTTCTGGGGGTAAATTCTGTATAAAGCCAGCTAAAGATTTCAGGAGTTTTAATGGTGCTCACCATGTGTGATGCTGGATTTTGTATCACtggtcattttaaaatcaagatgggatgtttctctaacagatctgctctaggaattatccCGGAGAAGTTCTCTGGCCCATGTTCTACAGGAGGTTAGAGtagaagatcacaatggtcctttctggccttggaatctatgaatctatgatttgGCCCAACGATTCTTAAGAGAAAAGGATACGGGCGTGTATCTCGGACATTGTGCTGATTATAATTTTAGCTTCAATATGAAAGAAAGTCTGAATATTTTAAATCAGAGCAAAATAAAAAAGTGACTTATGGTGACAGTTCAATGCAAGGTACAGCTATTCATTTTATGTGCAAAGACTAATTAAAATTAAAGTGCACCCCACTGCACTTTCTTTATTGCCTGTAACATACCAGACCCCTTAATAAAATCTAGAGCACAGGGTGTGCTGCAGGGATGTAAACTGGTAGTTAATGATGTAATATACAATGTATTGCATTGCTTAGCCAAGCAGGTCAGCCTGGTAAATGAACTCAGGAGATAGCTGCTCTGTTTGAAGCACCTGATTAATAACAATTGGGTTACACATGCAGAGCAAGAGTACAGCCACTCTCAGCCTGTAGCTGATTAACAAATTTGCATTCCATGCACTTTAAGAAGAATAGAAAACCACTTAGAATATTGTCAGTTCCCCAGCCTGTTTTGTATTAACTCTGTATACCTCTCTGATCATGCCAGATCTGATCATTCGTTGTGTACAGTCAGCAGGCTGTAGTTCATCTATTTTTCTGTCCTGTCTGGTTCTGTTTCATTTCATAAAATGTTTTACAGCCCCGTGGAGGTGCAGTGTAAAAAGGAAACACAGACTCTTATTCCAGGATCACGTCATCACAGAAAGGAGAGAAGTGACCCATTAGGTCAGTTTCCTAGATGCTGTTGACAACAGAGGTAGAAGGATATAAACAGTGATCCCATAAGGAAACTAAACTCATCATTAATATAATGTTATGTTGTTTTAAAGCTGTGTATTGGAACTGTACTTGTGTAAGTGGCACACTGTAGCCTCAGCATTTAGCTTGGTACTCTTGCTAGACTGTCCGTGGCATAGCTATTGGTATCTGTATTTTGAATGAAGTTAGGTATATACCCAGATCTAGACTGTTGCCATGCCAATTTCACCATTGCTGACAGCACAGTTCCTGAAGATCAGCACCACTGATGTGCAGAAGAATGAGGTTTCATTTCCTGTGGGCTACTTTCTTTATGGCTTTCGTGGCCTGGATTTGGGATTGGATTTAATTAGCGTGAAATGTCAGGTCTACTTTGGGAGCTTGTGAGAACGTTGCAGGTAGGGAAAATGGATCAGTCAATTtgagtcgtgtgtgtgtgtgtgtgtgtgtgtgtgtgtgtgtgtgtgtgtgtgtgtgtgtgtgtgtgtgtgtgtgtgtgtgtgtgtgtgtgtgtgtgtgtgtgtgtgtgtgtgtgtgagagagagagagagagagaatttcatcTTACTGGATTCAACCCTGAAGTTTCAGAAAAAGTTAATTTGTTGTATGttgatatattttctgtctttgagTTTGGAAAACTCTTGCTGCTAAGCTTCTAATTTAATGATCTCATCTCCTTACATCTAATGGGCATGCACTCCAGGTAGATAAATAGGAAAGAGATGTAgggaaagtttttttgttttaattagaaaaaataataatttgataTGGAAAACCTGCATTTGAGATGCAAAAATTAAAATATGTGAATTTATAGATAAACAACATATTTAAAGGCAAGGAAGAGAATGAAAATGACTCCTGTGAAGGCACTGTTATTGAAGGCTTCTGGTGTGAATCTGTACAttgataattaattaattacacagAAAGCCAGGGGAGACATCTTACCAGCAAGTGAAATGTTTATTCTTCATAACTACAAAGGTAGCCCCAAATTTGCAATGTGTTTCATGCAAGCAGTGTGGAGTATCCTTGAAGTCAGTGAAACCCAGTGGTTTGTGCACACCATTGGTTGCAGGATCTGGACCTTAGAGGTAGATTTGGGTTAATGAAGTCAAGCCTTTTATGCCAGGATTAGTAACATGAGTCTTCTTCTCAACCTGGCCATGACTGGAAATACATCTACTCCACCCGAGTTAGATTTAAGTTTGTGAATAAAGAGACTGAATGTTGGGAGCATGAATATCTGTTATATACTGTATCTAGCTAATATACAGTTCAGCTAAGAATGCTGAGTTCAGAAATGCAGACACTAGACATATTGCTAAGGACTTTTCATAGTAGAATCCATTCTTGAGTCATTCAAAGCATGGCAGTGTATGGGTCCTGTTTCATATCCctacttaaaaatatttaagcCAAAATTTCCAAACTGGACATTGATTTTGGATGCCCCAAGTTTTGGGGGTTCAACTTAAGACACCTTgaggtcacttctgaaaatgttgccctTAATATGTAGAAAAGCAGATGGCTTATTCTTTTGAAGCTACAGAAGTCATTTTCATTATATTTCTTCTGGTCTGGTTATCAGATTTTTCTTCTCAACATGGGTAAACCTGGCATGCTACTCTAATAGATACACAAACATTGCATTCTAATCTGTTACAtaaatcattttctttctctttttctaatACAGTTCGATGTCTGTCCGCAGGTCAGGTTGCCCGGTAGGAAGCCATGCTTGGATATTAATAGCCATGTTTCAACTAGCCATGGATTTCACCATCTGTGAATCTGTAGCCCAAGGCCAAGGGTTTAGGCTCCTGCAAAGGCCTTCTCACTGGCATAGATTGTCCCATAGTCCTTTGTGGAGTTTTAAAAATGGACAGCAACTGAGGATTCCTGGCCCTTTTTGGAACCATGTTTCTTCTCATCCTGAACGATCTCATGGGCAAATACAAACATATCATTCAAAAAGGCCACACAAAGCCACAGACCAGTTAGCAGGCCTTCTTTATAAAAGCATGCAATCCAAGCATTCTGCTACTGCAAAATCAGCCCCTTTTGTTGTAGATGGGAGCAGCAGGAGTACAGACCAGCAGACTCATTTGAAAAGAGGGAAAAGGCACCTCCGAGGAAGCAATTTTGATCACAGAGACAGCAGGCCCACCACGGTGCCTGAAGTAATTGTATGGGGCCCAACAGGGGAAGAGGACTCCATAGAAACTAGTACGTTCCCTGGGAATTATGGCACCACCACAACTTCTGCTTTACAAACCAGAACGACTACTGTggcaaccaccaccaccaccaccacttccacCACTGTACGGTCTAAGGGGTTCACAACATCACCTGTGCCAGGGCTTAACACACACAAGAACAACCCTGGCAGGATTAGCACAACGGAACCCTACACCAGCCACAAGAGCAATGGAAAAGAAGCCCGTCCACCTAAGATAATGGGAGACACTACAGGTATTTTCTGTCTGTTTATGGGGTTTTGTTTTAACTGTTGATTGGGCCGAGTAAGAGCAAAGAACCTATTGCCGAGGGCAGAGGTGTATCCTATATGATGGGCACCAGTGAGGAGACTGTAGTGTGGGCCAGTGCCACAATATAAACAAGGTGCAGTGTGTGACGAAGGCTTCATACTGTGTTTGCTTTGCCAGGCTGCAATCATCATTAAGGAGTCATTAAAGAGAACATTATAGTATAATGTCCAGGTTTCAAAACAGTTAAGCAATTTTCAGTTAGTGAAAGGTGGGTGAACAGCTT
Above is a genomic segment from Mauremys reevesii isolate NIE-2019 linkage group 21, ASM1616193v1, whole genome shotgun sequence containing:
- the AJAP1 gene encoding adherens junction-associated protein 1 isoform X1, which produces MWRKQLLAIRSGCPVGSHAWILIAMFQLAMDFTICESVAQGQGFRLLQRPSHWHRLSHSPLWSFKNGQQLRIPGPFWNHVSSHPERSHGQIQTYHSKRPHKATDQLAGLLYKSMQSKHSATAKSAPFVVDGSSRSTDQQTHLKRGKRHLRGSNFDHRDSRPTTVPEVIVWGPTGEEDSIETSTFPGNYGTTTTSALQTRTTTVATTTTTTTSTTVRSKGFTTSPVPGLNTHKNNPGRISTTEPYTSHKSNGKEARPPKIMGDTTGLAVHQIITITVSLIMVIAALITTLVLKNCCVQSGNTRRNSHQRKINQQEESCQNLTDFTPARVPSNLDIFTAYNETLQCSHECVRTPMPVYTEEMLHSPGDYKTTFNGNRRRIFTIDWCRDFPELSHTVNVCLLSKLENDLLEVKK
- the AJAP1 gene encoding adherens junction-associated protein 1 isoform X3 — translated: MWRKQLLAISSMSVRRSGCPVGSHAWILIAMFQLAMDFTICESVAQGQGFRLLQRPSHWHRLSHSPLWSFKNGQQLRIPGPFWNHVSSHPERSHGQIQTYHSKRPHKATDQLAGLLYKSMQSKHSATAKSAPFVVDGSSRSTDQQTHLKRGKRHLRGSNFDHRDSRPTTVPEVIVWGPTGEEDSIETSTFPGNYGTTTTSALQTRTTTVATTTTTTTSTTVRSKGFTTSPVPGLNTHKNNPGRISTTEPYTSHKSNGKEARPPKIMGDTTGLAVHQIITITVSLIMVIAALITTLVLKNCCVQSGNTRRNSHQRKINQQEESCQNLTDFTPARVPSNLDIFTAYNETLQCSHECVRTPMPVYTEEMLHSPGDYKTTFNGNRIPLVNL
- the AJAP1 gene encoding adherens junction-associated protein 1 isoform X2; the protein is MWRKQLLAISSMSVRRSGCPVGSHAWILIAMFQLAMDFTICESVAQGQGFRLLQRPSHWHRLSHSPLWSFKNGQQLRIPGPFWNHVSSHPERSHGQIQTYHSKRPHKATDQLAGLLYKSMQSKHSATAKSAPFVVDGSSRSTDQQTHLKRGKRHLRGSNFDHRDSRPTTVPEVIVWGPTGEEDSIETSTFPGNYGTTTTSALQTRTTTVATTTTTTTSTTVRSKGFTTSPVPGLNTHKNNPGRISTTEPYTSHKSNGKEARPPKIMGDTTGLAVHQIITITVSLIMVIAALITTLVLKNCCVQSGNTRRNSHQRKINQQEESCQNLTDFTPARVPSNLDIFTAYNETLQCSHECVRTPMPVYTEEMLHSPGDYKTTFNGNRPSSSDRHLIPVAFVSEKWFEISC